The following coding sequences lie in one Crassostrea angulata isolate pt1a10 chromosome 10, ASM2561291v2, whole genome shotgun sequence genomic window:
- the LOC128167633 gene encoding class E basic helix-loop-helix protein 22-like produces the protein MDERISKDQEKQECELDTATKGDFHHIRNDFRSFSNNLDFSQGECATQHSTDSDCGSTNIDIEENSEDSDRGFSFPSVSRRQFENLSEEYAEDQITIKHKQRRGKVEKNARLSINARERRRMHDLNDALDELRSVIPYAHSPSVRKLSKIATLLLAKNYILIQANALEEMRRMVAYMNPTATPPSACFDPLMSYNRLQGVQGLSLPPAQGRAKCTPGFDAPSNS, from the coding sequence aTGGATGAAAGGATTTCCAAAGATCAAGAAAAACAAGAATGTGAATTGGATACCGCGACGAAAGGAGACTTTCACCATATAAGAAACGATTTTAGAAGTTTTTCAAACAACCTCGATTTTTCTCAAGGGGAGTGTGCAACACAGCACAGTACGGATTCGGACTGTGGATCCACAAACATAGACATCGAAGAAAACAGTGAGGATAGTGATAGGGGATTTTCCTTTCCTTCAGTCAGCAGACGACAGTTCGAGAATTTATCCGAGGAATACGCCGAAGACCAAATAACTATCAAACACAAGCAAAGAAGAGGAAAAGTGGAGAAAAACGCGCGGCTGAGCATAAACGCACGTGAAAGACGTAGAATGCACGATTTGAACGATGCTTTGGACGAACTCCGGTCGGTTATACCGTACGCACATAGTCCGTCTGTCAGAAAGTTGTCTAAAATAGCCACCTTGTTGCTGGCGAAAAACTATATCCTGATTCAGGCAAACGCCCTGGAAGAGATGAGACGGATGGTGGCCTACATGAACCCAACCGCCACACCCCCATCGGCATGTTTTGACCCCCTCATGTCGTATAATCGGTTGCAAGGGGTCCAGGGTTTGTCTTTACCCCCAGCCCAAGGCAGGGCCAAGTGTACACCAGGGTTTGATGCGCCTTCAAATTCATAG
- the LOC128166848 gene encoding glutamic acid-rich protein-like isoform X2, which produces MAIWKTVFLCAVVGVVMVLHGAESLHLQEARLYDGQGGNEFQRRIYHSPNFARNLPDSPAVARRILHSPTVARKINPGSPPGDDQPYLDKLLSLVSRVNAQHSKEQKWRNLKVLTEQERKFMRHDDVEMNNQNAKEEENRETGSRAFTSDGVSYDGENFAKEDENMKHVDNFNLERKENKEGDAGYEKEEEEEEQEEDDENEEQEEEEGEISSGKDEENNEDESSEELIDEEEEKSKDKNKEDKKGEKSENKENAADDKRRLMTLLMRELKDLETEN; this is translated from the exons ATGGCGATTTGGAAAACTGTCTTCTTGTGTGCTGTTGTCGGAGTTGTAATGGTGCTTCATGGCGCTGAGAGCTTGCACCTACAG GAAGCTCGACTCTACGACGGTCAAGGCGGAAATGAATTTCAACGACGAATATATC attcGCCGAATTTTGCTAGGAATCTTCCAGATTCTCCCGCCGTTGCGAGAAGGATTCTGCATTCACCAACTGTTGCTAGGAAAATTAATCCAGGTTCACCTCCAGGTGATGATCAGCCATACCTGGACAAACTGTTAAGTTTGGTTAGCCGGGTAAACGCACAACACTCTAAGGAGCAGAAGTGGCGAAATTTGAAGGTCCTTACTGAGCAAGAAAGAAAGTTTATGAGGCATGATGACGTTGAAATGAACAATCAGAATGCAAAGGAAGAAGAAAACAGGGAAACCGGAAGTCGGGCCTTTACGAGCGATGGGGTTTCTTATGACGGTGAAAACTTCGCAAAAGAAGACGAGAATATGAAGCATGTCGACAATTTTAACCTGGAAAGGAAGGAAAATAAAGAAGGGGATGCTGGTTATGAGaaagaggaggaggaggaggaacaAGAAGAGGATGACGAAAATGAAGAGCAGGAGGAAGAAGAGGGTGAAATCAGTTCGGGGAAAGATGAAGAGAACAACGAAGATGAAAGCAGTGAGGAGTTAATCGATGAGGAAGAAGAAAAAAGCAAAGACAAGAACAAAGAAGACAAAAAGGGCGAAAAAAgcgaaaacaaagaaaatgctGCAGACGATAAAAGACGGCTGATGACATTGTTGATGCGTGAATTGAAAGACTTGGAAACGGAAAATTAA
- the LOC128166848 gene encoding glutamic acid-rich protein-like isoform X1, which yields MAIWKTVFLCAVVGVVMVLHGAESLHLQVNGEARLYDGQGGNEFQRRIYHSPNFARNLPDSPAVARRILHSPTVARKINPGSPPGDDQPYLDKLLSLVSRVNAQHSKEQKWRNLKVLTEQERKFMRHDDVEMNNQNAKEEENRETGSRAFTSDGVSYDGENFAKEDENMKHVDNFNLERKENKEGDAGYEKEEEEEEQEEDDENEEQEEEEGEISSGKDEENNEDESSEELIDEEEEKSKDKNKEDKKGEKSENKENAADDKRRLMTLLMRELKDLETEN from the exons ATGGCGATTTGGAAAACTGTCTTCTTGTGTGCTGTTGTCGGAGTTGTAATGGTGCTTCATGGCGCTGAGAGCTTGCACCTACAGGTAAACGGG GAAGCTCGACTCTACGACGGTCAAGGCGGAAATGAATTTCAACGACGAATATATC attcGCCGAATTTTGCTAGGAATCTTCCAGATTCTCCCGCCGTTGCGAGAAGGATTCTGCATTCACCAACTGTTGCTAGGAAAATTAATCCAGGTTCACCTCCAGGTGATGATCAGCCATACCTGGACAAACTGTTAAGTTTGGTTAGCCGGGTAAACGCACAACACTCTAAGGAGCAGAAGTGGCGAAATTTGAAGGTCCTTACTGAGCAAGAAAGAAAGTTTATGAGGCATGATGACGTTGAAATGAACAATCAGAATGCAAAGGAAGAAGAAAACAGGGAAACCGGAAGTCGGGCCTTTACGAGCGATGGGGTTTCTTATGACGGTGAAAACTTCGCAAAAGAAGACGAGAATATGAAGCATGTCGACAATTTTAACCTGGAAAGGAAGGAAAATAAAGAAGGGGATGCTGGTTATGAGaaagaggaggaggaggaggaacaAGAAGAGGATGACGAAAATGAAGAGCAGGAGGAAGAAGAGGGTGAAATCAGTTCGGGGAAAGATGAAGAGAACAACGAAGATGAAAGCAGTGAGGAGTTAATCGATGAGGAAGAAGAAAAAAGCAAAGACAAGAACAAAGAAGACAAAAAGGGCGAAAAAAgcgaaaacaaagaaaatgctGCAGACGATAAAAGACGGCTGATGACATTGTTGATGCGTGAATTGAAAGACTTGGAAACGGAAAATTAA